DNA sequence from the Centroberyx gerrardi isolate f3 chromosome 2, fCenGer3.hap1.cur.20231027, whole genome shotgun sequence genome:
TGAATGATTGTAAAACTAACTAACCCAACTAGCCCGATTAACTGTATTTGGTGTGGTTTGATGCACAAGTCTGAGATATATCAGTGCATCAATGAGAAGAAACCCAACCATTTTATAGCCAAATTTCCTCTATAATCATTagctttttacacattttctcCCAGTGTGAAGAATGAGCTGCTTgaatgatatgtgtgtgtaatgatgaGATCGTTCTGCTTTAATGTTATGTAATTTAATTCAGGTGTTTTCACCACTCGTAATGAATGTTTTGCTTTTATCACCTGGacagttaaaatattttttcaagtAAATCATGAGCGCATATTATATGCAGATTAACAGAAATGAATCAAATGGTCCTATTGTGTCAACAACATATCAGCAGCTGATCATATTTATGAGTTGGATACAACAGATATGGTTTGAGGACTGTCACTTTTAGAATTAATTCAGgaattcagaaataagaaatgaGTGATGGGTGTTGACAACATTAATAACAAAATCAGGTTGTGCAAAATGACTGCAGGCAGAATGGGGTTTTTCTGTCAATGTGATTAGTGTTATTGATTTCTTATTCTCATCCAACAGTTCTGTTCATTCACTTCTAAAGGTTCTTTGTTACCTTTTAGTGTCATGATCTGCAAGAAAGGAGCATTTAGACCCATTTCCACTGGctaaaatttgtcattttttgtctaGAAATGTTGctcagaaaaatgttttttaaaggttttgATATCTAGCAACGATTTCACAATTTCAAGTCTACACGCTTGTTTAGACTTTACTCTCAATCTCTCGGGTTAGATGCGGCTCTGAATCAATGTAATAATGTACAATGGTGTAATGGAACAGCCTCATTTTAAACAGCCAAAtagtatttgtgtattttctccctttttagTCAGTTCTGTACTGTAAAttttagctaactggcaaactcaACAGTAGCAGTATAAAGGGAAACTTTTTACAGAGTGAGGGGGTGCAGACCACAGTGCAGTATTAgcttgttttatatttgaaaGCACAGATCTTGCCCAAATGAAGTAGCCTGTCTGCACTAATGATGATACATTACCTTTAATCTGTGATTTTTAATTCTCTGCAACTATACTAATAATCAAGTCACATTTTTCAGTCTGTGTACTCTATTATGCTTTTTACACTATTGATACATATCATCTCAAATAGAAAGTTGTGAAACACTGTTATTCAATTTACCACTTGGATTGCTGTTATACATGATGTTTTGTATAAATTCTGCAACTCTAAACAGCATTTCACCAGATTATTGtagcagttaaaaaaaacaagacttacCTTTAAAGTTTTTGGAAAATAGCAAGCATCGCTTTTTGTTGGGATAGAGCTGattataccgtatttcctctaatattggcacgagcctttatttacctcaactgcagagggtaccaggcctttattggaagcaggcatATATTAGAGACAgacctttatttctaattccctctgtttgataagtatatttgctcatattttagtacgaagcctccttgttttctgatctgcttctgttggggttcgttaggtagccgtttttttgttactgcaatgcattacgataattacggtaatcgacgacagcatgctccagagacttccgccggccgagcgggctaacagttacattatataacaggcaccaggagtttaccggtatccaccgttgttttttcctttgttcttttccccagcctgtatttggggccggcctttatttgttcatgtcgaccacggccccggccattatcggagacccggcttttaattgactaccggccactattagaggaaatacagtaTTACCATAGCATTTTACTGATTACTAAAATGCTATGGACTTCTTACTCAGCATTATACATAATGTCATTATGTCatgtcatttttgctttttcaaTATGCAATGTTCTACAGATATCACTGATTTCCCATATGTTATTGTTCTGGCCATTGTTTTATAtgtaaaaaagaataaaatgtgtGCACTACCATTTCTAGAAAGTAAAAACAATACTGCATATTTAAACACTGTTTACAAACTCTCCAATAGGTCACATATTTATAAATAATTGCATAATTTTTAAATGCACACTACATTCTCATTTGCTACTGCTTATCAATAAACTTGGTGTGCTTAAAATTATTTGAAGGCGTGTTTGTATTTCCTTCATCACACCTTTCTGAACAAATTGATAAAGTATCTCCAATAAACTATCTCCAATAAACTATCTAAAACGCTCTCCCCATGACTCAGAAAAGTCATAATTGCCTTATGACCGTAACTTAAGTGGTTGATGTCAGTTACTTTATTGTTACCAGAAGTGTCCAGAGGTTTTGAAACTTCTCTGTTAACAGCTGCGCCCCTCTTGATTTCAAcagattattaattattatctAGTAAATCAAATAGTTGTGGTGCAATCTAGGTATCTTGAAAACGTAATAAATTGTGAAACCTTGTTATATGTGTTTTATAAAACTATTtgaataaagatttttttttaaaacctctCTAAATTTTGACCTTGTAGCAATCACCTTAATGTGGCTTGAACTGTGATTGCACTCCAGACTGAAATAAaaatctctctcattttcttgttCTGGACAGAATAAAATGACAGGTCTTCATCAAATGATCACCAATGAGGAGAAGGGAGAGCTTTCAGCTGAACTAGCAAAATCAATTCTATTGATACAGATAATGTTACCCTATCCCTTTCTCTAAGCCTCATAATACCCACTGTTCACTATTCTGAGCTGATGCTGCCTGCCtcgagggttagggttagtgttgtATGCATTTTCTTAGCTGCAGTTTGTCCCATGCTTGCCCATTTTCAGCACACCAGAGAACAACCTTTTAGGTAAAACTTTTAAATTCAGATCATGATCTTGCTATATGGTGGGCCGCCACAGTAGAATACATCATAAAAACACTGGTGGCTATAATTTGAAAGCGcaaaattcattttttgtttgtttttcaacctttatttattcaggaaaGGGTTTTGCTAAGTATGTCTTTTACTGTTGGTCAATGAGCAGCAGAAGGGGAGGAACTACTCCAGTGATGAAGCTCTGTTGAAATGGCTCTTTAGTGAAGAAGAAGTGTGGGGATATAGGGATTTCTTTCAATATGATAGCTGGAACATATTGCAGTTTGTTGTGTAATATATCTTATATGCTTTTAATGTGCTGAATGCTTGCCGGATGAATAGTGTCCTGTAAGACTTTATGGGCTGGGCATCCTGAAAGGTGCATGACACTTTAATAAATTAAGAATAGAATGGACTGTTGAAGGAGGGATGAGCATTATTCACTTTTAGTTCCCAGATTTTCCTGACAATATGGGGATCCAAACCAGCTAATGGCCTACAGACGTATAGAAGTTTGTACAATTGTTGCCAGCTGCGCTTGCTTAACtattttaaattatgttttgtaGTCTGCATTTTTCTTAGGAATGCTGTGCAAACTATGTGCAGGTGGAAATGATATTTATAGCCCATCATCAAGTTCCTTTCAATGGTGATGCTGCACTCTTAGCTTAGAAAATAACCCTTCATAAGTCACACTGTCAAGACCACAAGCTTTAGTCTTTGATGTTGTAAGCAGCAACTGTTAACAATAGAATTCTCAGGCTTTACTGGAACTATATCATTTGCCATAATAGAGATTTGGACAAATGGATAATCAACACTGAAAATGTAGGGGGTTTATATGGATTCACTTATTTGTGGCTACTAAAACATTAATTCTTAGTGTTTTTATAGAACATGTTACACATTTCTGGATTGTATATTCTGTATTTCCATTTGAAACAAATATGACTCCTCATGACAACACACATCTACGTGTCAACATGACTAACACACAAGGTGTCACTGCCTGTTACTTCCTACGTGGAATTGTCCTCATTTACAAGGGTAAAGTGTTCTTTGAATTCTTGTGGGTAACCTTTGACCTCGGTAGGCATTATCAAACTGATAAGCAAAACTGCAAGAGGAGGTTTTGTTTGTTGGCGCTGACTTCAGACAACCTCTGCACCAAACTTTAGTGTCGGTCATTAATTGAGGAACTTGCCAACTTGCCAGCTCCGCCCAACCCCAATTATGACCTTTAAGTGTCAGGGGAAAGCACAGCAGTCCAGTTGCACTCCATCTTCTGTCTCAAACTGCAATATTGTGTCGAACATGAGGACTCTTCACCACAAAATCATTGtcctttccatttttctgtctctgatgTGTATCTTCCAGGTAAGATAATATTGCCTCTGCTATTGTCTTGCATGTGAGATAGAGTTTGCTGTGTCTCATTTGTGCTAATAGAGAATGACATGGGTTTTTAATCTTGTTGGAGTTacgatattttattttatcaccATATATTAGCAGATCACAAAGTTACTTCCTAAGGATGTTAGTAGCAGGATTACAGGGTTGAGGGGTTTGTGATCTTGTTATGTTTGAGGTACACTTTGAAGATAACTAACTGTAGACAACATGTGCACCAGTGTGGATTTAGGTCCAGCTCTCAGTTTGTGTAGCATGTCATCCCATGCTCTCTTATTATAAATCTCTCTTTAAATAATTACCTTAACAGGTGCAGTCGTTGCCTATACCTGGAGAGTGGAATGGTCTGATCCAGAGGACCAAACGCTCCCTGCTGTGGCGCTGGAACACCCTGAAGCCTGTAGGTGCCAGCTGCAGGGAGCACTCCGAGTGTGGCACTAAATACTGCAGGTACAGTACAGCTTGTCAGAGGGTTTTAATTCTTCAATGAAATCTTAATTTAGGAATCCCACAATTTACCTTGCAATTTACCTCCAGTAGTAGGGAATGGTAGGGAGAGCATGTTTGAAGAATAAACATAAGCACAGGACTAGCCAAATGTTTCTGTTGCAAGCCTGGAACATATTCATACACAGTCTGAAGATCtaatttaaattaataaaactaTTTGCATTCCTTCAAATCATATTATATAATGttagatatatactgtataatgttcCTTTTATTCCCCACACGTGTCATTTCAACTATGCATTTGTGTATAGTGCTGTACATGTGCATTTTGCATTCCATGAACAAAGTCATTGTGCAATGCACTGCAATAAATTTGCTCCTTATCTTTACAGGAAAAATATGTGTTCCTTCTGGGTATCCACCACCTGATTGTAGACAAGATATTCACAAACACCCTGCAGCTGTATGACTCACTACAACAAAAACATCTGCTTTATGGAccgaagctctctctctcaaaatagAATCTACCCAACATGAAATCCCTTCTCTGATAATCTGACTTGAACTGAAGACCTGCTGGAAGTTTATCAGACTCTTACTCTACACTGGAATTAGATAACAAAGTAATCTGATAATCTGGCGCTGCACTGCAGCAAAACAGCTATAAATGTTATAGGTAAACATGTTGAGGTTCAGTAACTGCCATGAACTATCAAATGACTCCATTTGTGGATAATTGGTTCAAAATCTTGATCTGACGAGTTAGCCCCAGTAAGGCCATCTCGAACAATTTGGAAGATTAGGTTGAAATCTGGTTGACTGCTCAACAATTTTAGCACTTCATTTCCTTAAAATGCAAGACATCTTGTATCCCCAACCTTAGACAATGTGTAAATGTGATCATCAATGTCTGatgaaagaaatacaaatatGCATGCAAAGAATGTGAGGTGCACTGAGTTTATTGATAAGCATTGGTAGATGACAAAGCAGTGAATATGTTTATGgatcatgtatttatttgtaaatattgtaaacaatgtaaa
Encoded proteins:
- the LOC139922895 gene encoding liver-expressed antimicrobial peptide 2, coding for MRTLHHKIIVLSIFLSLMCIFQVQSLPIPGEWNGLIQRTKRSLLWRWNTLKPVGASCREHSECGTKYCRKNMCSFWVSTT